A part of Paraliobacillus zengyii genomic DNA contains:
- a CDS encoding carbohydrate ABC transporter permease — protein MKLLEKIKKRKKSDIIFDVVVYILAILMFLVVAYPLYFIVIASVSDSTLVSTGQVLLFPKGFSLFGYQEIFQDSRIWIGYRNTLIYAVGGTFVNLLLTLPAAYVLSRQEFRARRPLMFFFIFTMFFNGGLIPTYLLMKDIGIIDTMWVFIFNPLTVNIFNLIITRTFFESTIPKEMFEAASIDGCSHFKFFWKIVLPLSKAVISVIGLYYLVWHWNDFFTGLIYIRDYNLQPLQIVLRDILLSNQVFQEGAGSGGTGGGYAQRYADQIKYGVIIVSSLPILILYPLIQKYFEKGVMIGSVKG, from the coding sequence ATGAAACTTCTGGAAAAAATAAAAAAAAGAAAAAAATCAGATATAATTTTTGATGTTGTTGTTTATATACTGGCAATTTTAATGTTTTTAGTGGTTGCGTATCCACTATATTTCATTGTTATAGCATCAGTAAGTGATTCAACGCTTGTATCAACAGGTCAAGTGTTACTATTTCCTAAAGGTTTTAGTTTATTTGGATATCAAGAGATTTTTCAGGACTCTCGAATATGGATAGGTTATAGAAACACACTAATATATGCTGTGGGTGGTACTTTTGTTAATCTATTATTAACATTGCCAGCAGCGTATGTTCTTTCAAGACAAGAATTCCGAGCTAGACGACCGTTAATGTTTTTCTTTATATTTACAATGTTTTTTAATGGTGGTTTAATCCCTACTTATCTATTAATGAAGGATATAGGTATTATTGATACAATGTGGGTTTTTATATTTAATCCATTAACAGTTAATATCTTTAACCTTATAATAACGAGGACATTTTTTGAAAGTACAATACCTAAAGAAATGTTTGAGGCAGCTTCCATTGATGGATGTTCACACTTTAAATTCTTTTGGAAAATAGTATTACCTCTTTCTAAAGCGGTTATATCTGTAATAGGTTTGTATTACTTAGTTTGGCATTGGAATGACTTCTTTACAGGGTTAATCTATATTAGAGATTATAATTTGCAACCACTACAGATTGTTTTAAGGGATATACTACTTTCTAACCAAGTATTCCAGGAAGGAGCTGGTAGTGGTGGTACTGGCGGAGGTTATGCACAAAGGTATGCTGACCAAATTAAATATGGTGTAATTATCGTTTCATCTCTCCCAATCTTAATATTATACCCGCTTATTCAAAAGTACTTTGAGAAAGGTGTTATGATCGGTTCTGTAAAAGGTTAA
- a CDS encoding ABC transporter permease has translation MSESAKEVSQPTSISPKKKKNFFKTIVEDYQLWLLILPAIIVVIIFNYIPMYGIQLAFREYDFTAGLTGGEWVGLKYFEQFINSHMFWDLLRNTLLISLTTIIIGFPAPIILALIINQITWKKGKKILQTTVYLPHFISIVVLVGLLNVLLSPNNGLIGLAVSAFGFEDTNLLASVKAFVPVYVLSDVWQHVGWNSIIYLAALSSVDPQLYDSAKVDGASRWQIIKNVELPAIVPTIIILLILNMGTAISTGFEKIFLMQNSLNLPVSEVIETYVYKIGIISNQFSYAAAIGLFNTLINFSLLLLMNYIAKRFFKISLW, from the coding sequence ACCAACTAGTATTAGTCCTAAGAAGAAAAAGAATTTCTTTAAAACGATAGTAGAAGATTATCAATTATGGTTGCTTATCTTACCTGCAATAATAGTAGTGATTATATTCAATTATATTCCCATGTATGGTATTCAATTGGCTTTCAGAGAGTATGATTTCACTGCTGGATTAACTGGTGGAGAGTGGGTAGGATTAAAGTATTTTGAACAATTCATTAATAGTCATATGTTTTGGGACCTATTACGAAATACATTATTAATCAGTTTAACTACAATTATAATCGGTTTTCCAGCTCCGATAATTTTAGCGTTAATAATCAATCAAATTACTTGGAAAAAAGGCAAAAAGATTTTACAAACAACAGTATATTTACCACACTTCATTTCAATTGTTGTATTAGTAGGTTTACTAAATGTTTTGTTATCTCCTAATAATGGATTAATAGGTCTTGCAGTAAGTGCGTTTGGTTTTGAAGATACAAATTTATTAGCTTCTGTTAAAGCTTTTGTACCTGTTTATGTCTTATCTGATGTTTGGCAACATGTAGGGTGGAACAGTATTATCTATTTAGCAGCTTTATCTAGTGTTGATCCACAACTTTATGATTCGGCTAAAGTAGATGGAGCAAGTAGATGGCAAATAATTAAGAATGTTGAACTCCCTGCAATTGTCCCGACGATAATCATTTTGTTGATTTTAAATATGGGTACAGCTATAAGTACTGGTTTTGAGAAAATATTTTTAATGCAGAATTCACTAAACTTACCAGTATCTGAGGTTATTGAAACCTATGTGTATAAGATTGGTATCATTTCTAATCAGTTTAGTTATGCGGCAGCTATTGGTTTATTTAATACCCTAATAAACTTCTCATTACTATTGCTTATGAACTATATTGCTAAGAGGTTCTTCAAAATCAGTTTATGGTAG
- a CDS encoding YesL family protein — translation MGGFEWYIRIGELGLKLFYLNLLWFFFSLLGLIIVGVFPATAAMFNVLRKLIIESEDTPIFKTFWEGYKTSLIKSNIIGYISLVIGFVLIIDIRVIQQLDSSILNQIITISLYVILVIYALINFYLFPIFSHYELKILEYFKYSIILVLAKPLQTVFLLLGFIVLAYMYQKISGLIPVFGISIFGFFAMKIASKSFSQKTPISDGN, via the coding sequence ATGGGCGGTTTTGAATGGTATATTCGTATTGGTGAATTAGGATTAAAATTATTTTACCTTAACTTACTTTGGTTTTTCTTTTCTTTACTCGGTTTAATTATTGTAGGGGTTTTTCCAGCTACTGCTGCTATGTTTAATGTATTAAGAAAGCTAATAATAGAATCTGAAGATACACCAATATTCAAAACTTTTTGGGAAGGCTATAAAACTTCTCTTATAAAATCAAACATTATAGGCTATATCTCTTTAGTGATTGGTTTTGTCTTAATTATTGATATAAGGGTTATACAACAATTAGACAGCTCGATACTCAATCAAATAATAACTATTTCTTTGTATGTTATTTTAGTAATATATGCTTTAATAAATTTCTATCTATTCCCCATCTTTTCACATTATGAATTAAAAATATTAGAGTACTTTAAGTATTCAATTATTTTAGTTTTAGCTAAACCTCTTCAAACTGTCTTTTTATTGTTAGGTTTTATTGTATTAGCATATATGTATCAAAAAATATCTGGATTAATTCCTGTTTTCGGTATTAGTATTTTTGGCTTTTTTGCAATGAAAATTGCTTCGAAATCATTTTCTCAAAAAACTCCTATTAGCGATGGTAATTAA
- a CDS encoding sn-glycerol-1-phosphate dehydrogenase — MEIPIQMHQLMKEVGVEDIVLPELTVEKNALLKIAPFLKEKNLLQVVMVVDQPTYKAAGQQLEKLLEKEKISYKIVLLKENQHGQVLANEEALVQLLVETPSNAQAFLAVGSGTIHDTVRFVSNKMGKPFISIPTAASVDGFTSKGAPLILRGVKTTIQTASPLAVFADLDVLVAAPEELTAAGFGDILGKYTSLLDWKISDLVGQEPYYSIAAEMTRKSLETCVHQIDKIAAHDEEGIKVLIQALIESGLVMLILDFSRPASGGEHHLSHYWEMDLIQKDAEQLLHGAKVGVATAIISDLYKQMANQLELNDLNPNKKYTKELIESWPEIKLMIDELPSAKELRSMLDSIGGPSTTDALGLSDQLIQSSLNEAQHIRDRCTGLLLVNNLKQDTIKYPIEKLNIKR, encoded by the coding sequence ATGGAAATCCCAATACAGATGCATCAGTTAATGAAGGAAGTCGGCGTGGAAGATATTGTGCTTCCCGAACTTACGGTTGAAAAGAATGCTTTATTAAAAATTGCGCCGTTTCTAAAAGAAAAAAACTTATTACAAGTCGTTATGGTTGTTGACCAACCAACTTACAAGGCAGCGGGTCAACAATTGGAGAAACTTTTAGAAAAAGAAAAAATTAGCTATAAAATAGTTTTGTTAAAAGAAAATCAACATGGTCAAGTGCTTGCTAACGAGGAAGCACTTGTACAATTATTAGTTGAAACACCATCTAATGCACAAGCATTTTTAGCTGTTGGATCCGGAACAATACATGACACGGTACGTTTTGTGAGTAATAAAATGGGAAAACCTTTTATTTCAATTCCAACAGCTGCTTCAGTTGATGGGTTTACTTCTAAAGGAGCACCACTAATATTACGTGGTGTAAAAACAACCATTCAAACAGCATCGCCATTAGCAGTGTTCGCTGACTTAGATGTGTTAGTTGCAGCACCCGAAGAACTAACTGCTGCAGGTTTCGGTGATATTTTAGGGAAGTATACATCTCTACTAGATTGGAAAATATCAGATTTAGTAGGTCAAGAACCTTATTATTCAATAGCGGCTGAGATGACAAGAAAATCATTAGAAACATGTGTGCACCAGATAGATAAAATAGCGGCACATGATGAAGAAGGAATCAAGGTATTAATACAAGCATTAATTGAATCAGGACTTGTCATGCTCATATTAGATTTTTCAAGGCCAGCATCTGGCGGAGAACATCATTTATCACATTATTGGGAAATGGATTTAATCCAAAAGGATGCAGAACAGCTTTTGCATGGTGCAAAGGTTGGTGTAGCGACAGCGATTATTTCAGACTTATATAAACAAATGGCAAATCAGTTGGAATTAAATGATTTGAATCCCAATAAAAAGTATACAAAAGAATTAATAGAGTCCTGGCCTGAAATCAAGTTAATGATTGACGAATTACCATCAGCTAAAGAATTAAGAAGCATGCTTGATAGCATTGGAGGTCCCTCAACCACAGATGCATTAGGCTTGTCGGATCAGCTGATACAATCGAGTTTAAACGAAGCACAGCACATTCGTGATCGCTGTACGGGATTACTACTAGTAAACAACCTAAAACAGGATACTATTAAATACCCGATCGAGAAACTAAACATCAAGCGATAG
- a CDS encoding alpha-N-arabinofuranosidase — translation METKVVVNADVSRGIINKNIYGQFSEHLGRCIYEGLWVGEDSPIPNTNGIRNDVLHALKELNIPILRWPGGCFADEYHWKDGIGPREGRKRMVNTHWGGLVENNHFGTHEFMMLCDLLETEPYINGNVGSGTVQEMSEWVEYMTFDGESPMANWRKENGKEEAWKLTYFGVGNENWGCGGNMRPQYYADLYRRFQTYVRNYGDNKIFKIAGGPNVDDYNWTEVLMRDATHLMDGLSLHYYVHPGGFENKGSATNFSETEWEVSMQKTVYMEELIEKHSTIMDKYDPEKRVHLIVDEWGGWYDVEPGTNPGFLYQQNTVRDALIAGVTLNIFNNHNERVQMANIAQMVNVIQAMVLTEEDKMLLTPTYHIFNMYKVHQDAERIALDIDTKMLEIDGKEYPQVSASASKANGVVNISLCNLDKDEKVTLDLDLRGVDFSDVTGEVVTSEKMNDYNSFENPDKIKPVDFKAIKVNEDKVTIELPAMSVVVLHVK, via the coding sequence ATGGAAACGAAAGTTGTTGTCAATGCAGATGTGTCAAGAGGAATTATAAATAAAAATATTTATGGTCAATTTTCTGAGCACTTAGGTAGATGTATTTATGAAGGTTTATGGGTAGGGGAAGACTCGCCGATTCCAAATACAAATGGAATTCGTAATGATGTACTTCATGCATTAAAAGAATTGAATATCCCTATTCTTCGTTGGCCTGGTGGTTGCTTTGCTGATGAGTATCATTGGAAAGACGGAATTGGACCACGTGAAGGAAGAAAACGTATGGTTAACACGCACTGGGGTGGTCTTGTAGAGAATAACCATTTTGGGACACATGAATTTATGATGTTATGTGATCTACTTGAAACAGAACCATATATTAACGGAAATGTAGGAAGTGGAACAGTTCAAGAAATGTCAGAGTGGGTTGAATACATGACATTTGATGGAGAATCGCCAATGGCTAATTGGCGTAAAGAAAATGGAAAAGAAGAAGCATGGAAACTAACGTACTTTGGTGTAGGGAATGAAAATTGGGGTTGTGGTGGTAACATGCGTCCGCAATACTACGCAGATTTGTATCGACGTTTTCAAACGTACGTACGTAACTATGGCGATAATAAAATCTTTAAAATTGCTGGTGGACCGAACGTAGATGACTATAATTGGACTGAAGTGTTAATGCGTGATGCGACACATTTAATGGATGGTTTAAGCTTACACTATTATGTACATCCAGGCGGATTTGAAAATAAGGGATCAGCTACAAATTTCTCTGAAACCGAATGGGAAGTGTCCATGCAGAAAACTGTCTATATGGAAGAGTTAATTGAAAAACATAGTACAATTATGGATAAGTATGACCCTGAAAAACGTGTGCATTTAATTGTAGACGAATGGGGTGGTTGGTATGATGTAGAACCTGGAACTAATCCTGGTTTCTTGTACCAACAAAACACAGTACGTGATGCATTGATTGCAGGTGTGACATTAAATATATTTAATAATCACAATGAGCGTGTTCAAATGGCTAATATTGCACAAATGGTAAACGTTATTCAAGCAATGGTTTTAACGGAAGAAGATAAAATGCTATTAACACCAACTTATCATATTTTTAATATGTATAAAGTTCACCAAGACGCTGAGCGAATCGCTTTGGATATTGATACGAAAATGCTTGAGATTGATGGAAAAGAATATCCACAAGTAAGTGCCTCTGCTTCGAAGGCAAATGGTGTTGTTAATATTAGTTTGTGTAATTTAGATAAAGATGAAAAGGTAACGTTAGATTTAGACTTACGCGGCGTAGACTTTTCGGATGTAACAGGCGAAGTGGTTACTTCGGAAAAAATGAATGATTATAATTCGTTTGAAAACCCAGATAAAATTAAACCTGTTGACTTCAAGGCTATAAAAGTTAACGAAGATAAAGTGACAATTGAATTACCAGCAATGTCTGTTGTTGTCTTGCATGTAAAATAG
- a CDS encoding glycoside hydrolase family 27 protein yields MKHHQYAMTPPMGWNSWDCYGATVTEEEVKGNADYMATYLKDSGWEYVVVDIQWSESGAVSSAYRPFIPLKMDQYSRLIPAENRFPSSAAGRGFKPLADYIHDLGLKFGIHIMRGIPRQAVHQDTNLLGTNVTAREIAKPNSICPWNTDMYGIDHTKEGAQAYYDSLFQLYVEWNVDFVKVDDIADSKIYGAHVDEIKMIRKAIDRCGRPMVLSLSPGPASLENASLLEENANMWRMTDDFWDMWPPLYDMFDRCYKWSKNAGPGHWPDADMLPLGHIGIRSVDGGASDRYTRFTKDEQITMMTLWMIFRSPLMFGGELRDNDTFTNSLLTNKKVLHMYQTSYNARQVYREDEKVTWTTRGSDGLIYVALFNIGEIKTDIAVTWNELEINGKDVLQIEDLWEENEVNVAHDKISFELRPHAAILLKVTVA; encoded by the coding sequence ATGAAACATCATCAATATGCAATGACTCCACCGATGGGTTGGAACAGTTGGGATTGTTATGGTGCAACTGTTACAGAAGAAGAAGTAAAAGGTAATGCCGATTATATGGCTACGTACTTAAAAGATTCTGGATGGGAATATGTTGTTGTAGATATTCAGTGGTCAGAATCAGGTGCAGTATCCTCTGCTTATCGTCCGTTTATTCCGCTTAAAATGGATCAGTATTCACGTTTAATTCCAGCTGAGAACCGCTTTCCGTCTTCAGCAGCTGGAAGGGGATTCAAGCCACTTGCGGATTATATACACGATCTCGGTTTGAAATTCGGAATTCACATTATGCGTGGTATTCCGCGACAAGCTGTTCATCAAGATACTAATCTTTTAGGTACGAATGTAACGGCTAGAGAAATCGCAAAGCCGAATTCCATTTGCCCGTGGAACACAGATATGTATGGGATAGATCATACTAAAGAAGGTGCGCAAGCCTATTACGATTCGCTGTTCCAGTTATATGTAGAATGGAATGTGGACTTTGTTAAAGTGGATGATATCGCCGATTCGAAAATATATGGAGCACACGTCGATGAGATTAAAATGATTCGAAAAGCCATTGATCGATGTGGACGTCCGATGGTATTGAGTCTATCACCAGGTCCTGCATCATTAGAAAATGCTAGTTTATTAGAAGAGAATGCAAATATGTGGCGTATGACGGATGATTTTTGGGATATGTGGCCACCGCTTTATGACATGTTTGATCGTTGCTATAAGTGGAGTAAGAATGCAGGGCCAGGTCATTGGCCTGATGCTGATATGCTACCATTAGGACATATTGGGATTCGATCTGTAGATGGTGGTGCTAGTGATCGCTATACTAGGTTTACGAAAGATGAACAGATCACGATGATGACATTGTGGATGATTTTTCGTTCTCCACTAATGTTTGGTGGCGAATTAAGGGATAATGATACATTTACTAATTCCTTGTTAACAAACAAAAAAGTGCTACACATGTATCAAACTAGCTATAATGCGCGTCAGGTCTACAGGGAAGATGAAAAGGTAACTTGGACTACTAGAGGTTCAGACGGTTTGATCTATGTTGCACTTTTTAATATAGGTGAAATAAAAACAGATATAGCTGTAACATGGAACGAATTAGAAATCAACGGAAAAGATGTTCTGCAAATAGAAGACTTATGGGAAGAAAATGAGGTGAACGTAGCTCATGATAAAATATCTTTTGAACTTCGTCCGCATGCAGCGATACTGCTAAAAGTAACAGTAGCTTAA
- a CDS encoding alpha-N-arabinofuranosidase → MSKNKAKMILDKNYQIAKVDERIYGSFIEHLGRAVYGGIYEPGHPEADEQGFRKDVIELVKELQVPIVRYPGGNMVSAYNWEDGVGPKKDRPRRLELAWRTTETNEMGTNEFVDWAKKANSDVMMAVNLGTRGIDAARNLLEYTNHPSGTYYSDLRRSHGYEQPHNIKTWCLGNEMDGPWQVGHKTAYEYGRIAQETGKAMKLVDPSIELVACGSSNTGMPTFPEYEATTLDIAYNEIDYISLHQYYGNRSNDTANYLAKNMDMDHFIKTVISTCDYIKAKHRSKKSINLSFDEWNVWYHSNDADKKIEPWSIAPPQLEDHYNFEDALLVGSMLITFLQHADRVKMACLAQLVNVIAPIMTENNGRSWKQTIFYPYMHASIYGRGFSLKPILTSPKYDSKDFTDVPYIDSAAVYNEEKEEVTIFIVNKHLESSIPIDIDVRSFEDYQLVEHIVLENDDMKAVNTASHQAVSPNFNKESKLSDGSLSALLGKASWNVIRLKK, encoded by the coding sequence ATGAGTAAGAATAAAGCGAAAATGATACTAGATAAGAATTATCAAATTGCAAAAGTAGATGAAAGAATTTATGGTTCTTTTATTGAACATTTAGGACGCGCGGTTTATGGAGGTATATATGAACCTGGGCATCCCGAAGCAGATGAGCAAGGCTTTAGAAAAGATGTAATAGAACTAGTAAAAGAGCTACAAGTTCCAATTGTACGTTATCCAGGCGGGAATATGGTTTCTGCTTATAACTGGGAGGATGGAGTAGGCCCTAAAAAGGATCGTCCACGACGTTTAGAGCTTGCGTGGAGAACAACAGAAACAAATGAAATGGGAACCAACGAATTTGTGGATTGGGCTAAGAAAGCTAATTCAGATGTGATGATGGCAGTCAACCTTGGAACAAGAGGAATTGATGCTGCGCGTAATTTATTAGAATATACAAATCACCCTAGTGGAACCTATTATAGTGATCTAAGAAGATCGCATGGTTACGAGCAACCCCATAACATTAAAACATGGTGTTTAGGTAATGAAATGGATGGACCATGGCAGGTTGGACATAAAACAGCATATGAATATGGTCGTATTGCTCAAGAAACAGGAAAGGCAATGAAACTAGTAGATCCTTCTATTGAGCTGGTTGCTTGTGGTAGCTCGAATACAGGAATGCCAACATTTCCTGAATATGAAGCAACGACATTAGATATTGCTTACAATGAAATTGATTATATTTCATTACATCAATACTACGGAAATCGTTCAAACGATACAGCAAATTACTTAGCTAAAAACATGGATATGGATCATTTTATTAAAACGGTTATTTCAACATGTGATTATATTAAAGCAAAACATCGTAGCAAAAAATCTATTAATCTAAGCTTTGACGAGTGGAACGTTTGGTATCATTCAAATGATGCAGATAAAAAAATTGAACCGTGGTCAATCGCTCCGCCACAATTAGAGGATCATTATAATTTTGAAGATGCTTTACTAGTGGGAAGTATGTTAATTACATTTTTACAACATGCCGATCGTGTGAAAATGGCATGTTTAGCACAGTTGGTTAATGTAATCGCTCCAATTATGACAGAAAATAATGGTCGATCTTGGAAGCAGACTATCTTTTATCCGTACATGCATGCTTCTATCTATGGAAGAGGTTTCTCGTTAAAACCAATCTTAACCTCACCTAAATATGACAGTAAGGACTTTACAGACGTACCTTATATTGATAGTGCAGCTGTTTACAATGAAGAGAAGGAAGAAGTAACTATTTTCATAGTTAATAAACATCTAGAATCATCTATTCCAATAGATATAGATGTTAGAAGTTTTGAAGATTATCAATTAGTTGAGCATATTGTTTTGGAGAATGATGATATGAAAGCAGTTAATACGGCATCACATCAAGCTGTTTCTCCTAATTTTAATAAGGAATCTAAACTGAGCGATGGTTCACTATCGGCATTACTAGGTAAGGCGTCATGGAATGTTATTCGTTTGAAAAAATAA